A genomic window from Bdellovibrio sp. SKB1291214 includes:
- a CDS encoding DUF4097 family beta strand repeat-containing protein: MSAITVILISLFVQPLFAATIEAPVQEGTRLVLKGFEAQVQLNAVPGATSAKISGVDESGYEGSYVVTKKDNTIEVNMVEFGSKKTWMNALPKANSQLKKIEISGVAIPVEIQLKGGSVIAQKWSKDLKVSMTSGRAVVNNGTGSLQLYVQKGEISVTDHVGRVNADGYSGAMKLTNVQGDIDASLFSGQLNIEKVRGFLSLSTQQATGKVNQGSGTIQFENGKGSLNLQGFQGRLEGQNQDGTVSITMAMDSEVDVKAKAGRINITPPAASGASVNLYTVDGEIFVPNELKVNKLSSEKSVRGRLRGSTQRGSISVRSQEATILVK; encoded by the coding sequence ATGTCAGCGATCACGGTCATCTTGATAAGTCTTTTTGTTCAGCCTCTTTTTGCAGCCACAATTGAGGCACCTGTGCAAGAAGGGACTCGCTTGGTTCTCAAAGGTTTTGAAGCGCAAGTGCAGCTTAATGCGGTGCCGGGCGCAACTTCTGCGAAGATCTCTGGCGTCGACGAGTCAGGGTACGAAGGTTCTTATGTGGTTACAAAAAAAGATAATACCATCGAAGTGAATATGGTTGAATTCGGCAGTAAGAAAACCTGGATGAATGCCTTGCCGAAAGCGAATTCTCAGCTGAAAAAAATCGAAATTTCTGGGGTTGCAATTCCGGTTGAAATCCAACTGAAAGGTGGCAGCGTTATCGCTCAGAAATGGAGCAAAGATCTGAAAGTGAGTATGACTTCAGGTCGTGCCGTGGTAAACAACGGAACAGGTTCTTTGCAGCTTTACGTGCAAAAAGGTGAGATCAGCGTGACCGACCACGTGGGTCGCGTAAACGCAGACGGCTATTCCGGAGCGATGAAGTTGACGAATGTCCAAGGTGATATCGACGCCTCCCTGTTTTCGGGACAGTTAAATATCGAAAAGGTTCGCGGCTTTTTGTCTCTTTCGACGCAACAAGCGACAGGAAAAGTGAATCAAGGTTCAGGTACAATTCAATTTGAAAATGGCAAAGGCAGTTTGAATCTGCAAGGTTTCCAAGGACGTCTTGAGGGGCAAAATCAAGATGGAACAGTTAGCATCACAATGGCGATGGACTCCGAAGTCGATGTGAAAGCTAAAGCCGGTCGCATCAATATCACTCCGCCAGCTGCTTCGGGAGCTAGCGTCAATCTGTACACGGTGGATGGTGAGATCTTCGTCCCTAATGAGTTGAAAGTGAACAAATTGAGCTCTGAGAAAAGTGTTCGTGGCAGATTGCGTGGCTCGACACAAAGAGGCAGCATTTCTGTGCGCAGCCAAGAGGCGACAATTCTAGTGAAATGA
- a CDS encoding thiolase family protein translates to MENVVIVSSVRTPVASFQGGFGAVPAPKLGAAAIKEALTRANVSPNEIDEVIMGEVLTAGVGQAPARQAALYAGLSNNTPCMTINKVCGSGLKAVMLAADNIQLGHTKIAVAGGQENMTLAPHLLENSRTGYRMGATQMTDSMIKDGLWDPYNNFHMGSAAEICVKEHNFTREQQDAFAVDSYKKAQKAWTDGVFKNEIVPVTVAGRKGDVVIDKDEEPFNTNFDKIPGLKPAFDKAGTITAANASKINDGGAAHVLMSESEAKKRNIKPLAKIVAHGTFAHEPKYFTTAPVGAIKKALAKANLKVGDIDLWEINEAFAVVTQVAMKELEIPAEKVNVHGGAVAIGHPIGASGARILTTLVHALHTHNKRYGLATLCIGGGEAVALIIEKA, encoded by the coding sequence ATGGAAAATGTAGTGATTGTCAGCAGCGTCAGAACTCCTGTCGCATCCTTTCAAGGTGGTTTCGGTGCAGTACCTGCTCCCAAACTAGGCGCAGCTGCGATTAAAGAAGCTCTAACTCGTGCGAATGTTTCTCCGAATGAAATCGATGAAGTCATTATGGGTGAAGTATTAACTGCCGGTGTGGGCCAAGCTCCTGCTCGCCAAGCAGCTCTTTATGCTGGACTTAGTAACAACACTCCTTGCATGACGATCAATAAAGTCTGTGGATCTGGTTTGAAAGCAGTTATGCTTGCCGCAGATAACATCCAATTGGGTCATACAAAAATTGCAGTGGCAGGTGGTCAAGAGAACATGACACTGGCGCCGCATTTGCTTGAAAATTCTCGCACAGGCTACCGCATGGGTGCGACGCAAATGACAGACTCCATGATCAAAGATGGTCTATGGGATCCGTACAATAACTTCCACATGGGAAGTGCAGCAGAAATCTGCGTGAAAGAGCACAACTTCACTCGTGAGCAACAAGATGCTTTCGCTGTGGACTCCTACAAAAAAGCACAAAAAGCTTGGACTGATGGCGTCTTCAAAAACGAAATCGTTCCGGTAACTGTTGCGGGTCGTAAAGGTGACGTAGTTATCGATAAAGACGAAGAACCCTTCAACACAAACTTCGATAAAATCCCTGGATTGAAACCTGCTTTTGATAAAGCGGGAACAATCACGGCAGCGAATGCTTCAAAAATCAATGACGGTGGCGCGGCTCACGTTTTGATGTCTGAATCTGAAGCTAAAAAACGCAACATCAAACCACTTGCAAAAATCGTGGCACATGGCACGTTCGCACATGAGCCAAAGTACTTCACGACGGCTCCTGTGGGCGCTATCAAAAAAGCGTTGGCTAAAGCCAACTTGAAAGTGGGCGATATCGATCTTTGGGAAATCAACGAAGCGTTCGCAGTTGTTACTCAAGTGGCAATGAAAGAATTGGAAATCCCTGCTGAAAAAGTAAACGTGCACGGTGGTGCGGTTGCTATCGGTCACCCAATCGGTGCTTCTGGCGCCCGTATTTTGACGACTTTGGTTCACGCTCTTCACACTCACAACAAACGCTATGGTCTTGCGACTTTGTGTATTGGTGGCGGTGAAGCTGTCGCACTTATTATCGAAAAAGCGTAG